One Colius striatus isolate bColStr4 chromosome 8, bColStr4.1.hap1, whole genome shotgun sequence genomic region harbors:
- the EXOSC3 gene encoding exosome complex component RRP40, with protein MAAAEDCVGQVVLPGDVLLLPSHPDEDGERLRLGAGVLPRGRLLCGPGLRRCAAGLLVTKCGLLRHRPAGGGAAGAGGAYWVDSQQKRYVPVKGDHVIGIVTAKAGDVFKLDVGGSEQASLSYLAFEGATKRNRPNVQVGDLIYGQFLVANKDMEPEMVCIDSSGRSSGMGIIGQDGFMIKVSLGLIRKLLAPKCEIIQELSQLYPFELVLGMNGRIWVKAKTVQQTLIIVNILEACEYMTAEQRQQALAKLSGN; from the exons ATGGCGGCGGCCGAGGACTGCGTGGGGCAGGTCGTGCTGCCCGGCGACGTGCTGCTTCTCCCTTCGCACCCCGACGAGGATGGGGAGCGGCTGCGGCTTGGCGCCGGCGTGCTCCCCCGGGGCCGGCTGCTGTgcgggccggggctgcggcggtGTGCGGCCGGGCTCCTGGTGACCAAGTGCGGCCTGCTGCGGCACCGGCCGGCTGGCGGCGgtgcggcgggggcgggcggcgcgtaCTGGGTAGACTCGCAACAGAAGCGG TATGTTCCTGTCAAGGGCGACCACGTAATAGGAATAGTGACGGCCAAAGCGGGGGACGTGTTTAAGCTGGACGTCGGTGGGAGCGAGCAGGCATCTCTGTCCTACTTGGCCTTTGAAGGTGCTACGAAGAGGAACAGGCCAAATGTGCAG GTGGGAGATCTTATTTATGGGCAATTCCTTGTAGCAAACAAAGACATGGAACCAGAGATGGTCTGTATAGACAGCAGTGGGAGATCAAGTGGAATGGGAATAATTGGACAAGATGGCTTCATGATTAAAGTTTCCTTAGGTCTAATAAGAAA ACTCTTGGCTCCCAAATGTGAAATAATTCAGGAATTGTCACAGTTGTACCCGTTTGAGCTGGTACTGGGAATGAATGGAAGAATATGGGTAAAAGCAAAAACAGTTCAACAGACTTTAATTATAGTAAATATTTTGGAAGCCTGTGAGTATATGACTGCAGAACAGAGACAACAAGCTCTTGCCAAACTGTCAGGGAATTGA